The following proteins come from a genomic window of Ovis canadensis isolate MfBH-ARS-UI-01 breed Bighorn chromosome 22, ARS-UI_OviCan_v2, whole genome shotgun sequence:
- the PPRC1 gene encoding peroxisome proliferator-activated receptor gamma coactivator-related protein 1 isoform X3 — MAARRGRRDGIAPPASGGPGPDPGGGVRSTGWGSRSQAPYGTVGAVSGGEQALLHEEGDDSGFVSLSRLGPCLRDKDLEMEELILQDGALLGTMHSYMDASLISLIEDFGSLGESRLSLEDQNEVSLLTALTEILDNADSENLSPFDSIPDSELLVSPREGSSLHRLLSLSRTPPERDLITATDPLGPSTGSSRVEMALADPPWDFSPPSFLETSSPKLPSWRPPRSRTRWGQSPPPQQRSDGEEEEELAGFSSEMLAGELNNSVSSIPDFPMHLACPEEEEKTAAAAAEMAVQAAGDESISSLSELVRAMHPYCLPNLTHLTALEDELQEQPDDLTLPEDCVVLEIVGQAATAGNDLEIPVVVRQIPAGPQPVLLDDTLEVSPALQLLMPPLEVETEVAVPKETLCPKDEGLSLDSKEKLESASMLEPREVMEPVAPKGPQNPPANTMLSSQRARKGRRKKSKEQPAACAEGYTRRLRSASRGQSTAVPEVTSQGGSLPQEDLQREIGPPHGRGKPRAWARAWAAALEKPSSVNLESSTEQASPAKEDPVDLCPSLVDPIQANPVSTHLSLVDSAQADPMPLDSVEADSTVVDPGPTATDTEPVDPVLTNLASANSELVDPLSADAVLADSAAADPAVVVPISDDLSPVDPVLVKSVQVDSVPNDLSPVDPVLVKSRPTDPRRGAVSSAQRNPGGQLLLESESSEPPKDNSLEVREVVGPLKGETGTSATTQEVRPRPLSLSEYRRRRQQRQPGAEERTLQPPAGKWPSLPETPTGLADIPCLVIPPAPAKKTAPQRSPEAPPEAGFGSVGPSPASPSPEPPVSKPMASAPTEQVPSQEKLLPVRLPPPAVQPMPPTMPTALPFPTGGLGMTPVLPLPTNGQAVPSLPPPPLQPPNVPMSLGPVPPDPYTHYASVAPWPCYPPVSPSGYPCLPPPPTVPLVSGTPGAYAVPPTCNVPWVPPPAPVPPYNSNCTYGPLGWGPGLQHPPFWPAVPPPPLPLTSVGRVVPPPKVEPGGIPAGSPESVPAVPMAPPLSLGAAGQGAPQTEPIQVEVKLVPASPHLKHKASSPVHSPRIKAPPCVSAENVAIEEPASERLKPEPQETRPKEKPPSPVAKAVPTPAPRQGATTKLPAVHPARLRKLSFLPTPRTQGPEAVVQAFISEIGIEASDLSSLLEQFEKSEAKKECPPPAPADSLAVGNSGSVDTPQEKRPLDRLQAPELANVAGLTPPATPPHQLWKPLAAVSLLAKAKSPKSTAQERTLKPEGVTEAKHPAAARLHEGVRGPSPVHVGSGDHDYCVRSRTPPKKTPALVIPEVGSRWNVKRHQDITIKPVLSLGSVTSVPPGTAASQKPLDHRTSKEQADPQTPCIAPSALLSPEASPCRNDMNTRTLPDPSAKQQSVRCYRKACRSASPPSRGWQGRRGRSSRSVSSGSTRTSEASSSSSSSSSSSSRSRSRSLSPPHKRWRRSSCSSSGRSRRCSSSSSSSSSSSSSSSSSSSSRSRSRSPSPRRRSDRRRRYSSYRSHDHYQRQRVLQKERAIEERRVVFIGKIPGRMTRSELKQRFSVFGEIEECTIHFRVQGDNYGFVTYRYAEEAFAAIESGHKLRQADEQPFDLCFGGRRQFCKRSYSDLDSNREDFDPAPVKSKFDSLDFDTLLKQAQKNLRR; from the exons GCGCTGCTGCACGAGGAGGGCGATGATTCTGGCTTTGTCAGTCTGTCTCGGCTGGGCCCCTGTTTGAGGGACAAGGACCTGGAGATGGAGGAGTTGATATTGCAGGATGGGGCGCTGCTGGGGACCATGCACAGCTATATGGATGCCTCCCTCATCTCCCTCATTGAAGATTTTGGTAGCCTTGGAGag AGCAGATTATCTCTGGAGGACCAGAATGAAGTGTCACTGCTCACAGCTCTGACGGAGATCTTGGACAATGCAGATTCTGAGAACCTATCTCCATTTGACAGCATTCCTGACTCGGAGCTGCTCGTGTCACCTCGGGAGGGCTCCTCT CTGCACAGGTTGCTCAGCCTCTCTCGGACACCCCCAGAACGTGACCTCATCACTGCAACTGACCCACTGGGGCCCAGCACAGGCAGTAGTAGA GTTGAGATGGCGCTCGCAGATCCCCCTTGGGACTTCTCTCCACCTTCCTTCTTGGAGACCTCCTCCCCTAAGCTTCCTAGTTGGAGACCCCCAAGGTCAAGAACCCGCTGGGGCCagtcccctcctccccagcagcgtagtgatggggaggaagaggaggagctgGCTGGCTTCAGCAGTGAGATGCTTGCTGGGGAGCTTAACAACTCTGTGAGCAGCATCCCAGACTTCCCCATGCACCTAGCCTGtcctgaggaggaagagaaaacagcagcagcagcagcagagatggcaGTACAGGCAGCTGGAGACGAGAGCATCTCCTCCTTAAGTGAGCTGGTGCGGGCCATGCACCCGTACTGCCTGCCCAACCTCACCCACCTGACAGCGCTCGAGGATGAGCTTCAGGAGCAGCCAGATGACTTGACACTGCCTGAGGattgtgtggtgctggagattgTGGGTCAGGCGGCCACAGCTGGCAATGACCTGGAGATCCCAGTTGTGGTGCGACAGATCCCTGCTGGCCCCCAGCCTGTGCTCCTGGATGACACACTAGAGGTCAGTCCGGCCTTGCAGCTGCTCATGCCACCACTAGAGGTGGAGACAGAGGTTGCTGTTCCCAAGGAAACCCTCTGCCCTAAGGATGAGGGCTTGTCACTGGACTCAAAGGAAAAGttggagtcagcctccatgttGGAGCCCAGGGAGGTCATGGAGCCGGTGGCGCCCAAGGGGCCTCAGAACCCACCAGCCAACACAATGCTAAGTTCCCAGAGGGCTCGaaagggcaggaggaagaagagcaAGGAGCAGCCAGCTGCCTGTGCAGAGGGCTACACCAGGAGGCTGAGGTCGGCCTCTCGTGGGCAGTCTACAGCTGTTCCAGAGGTGACCTCTCAAGGAGGCAGCCTGCCTCAGGAGGACCTTCAAAGAGAGATTGGGCCTCCCCATGGTAGAGGGAAGCCCCGAGCTTGGGCTCGGGCCTGGGCAGCTGCCTTGGAGAAGCCCAGCTCTGTGAACTTGGAGAGCAGTACTGAGCAAGCTAGTCCTGCTAAAGAAGATCCTGTAGACCTCTGCCCCAGCCTGGTTGACCCTATCCAAGCCAACCCTGTTTCAACGCATCTCTCACTGGTCGACTCTGCTCAAGCTGACCCCATGCCACTTGACTCTGTTGAAGCTGATTCCACTGTAGTTGACCCTGGTCCCACTGCGACTGACACTGAACCTGTTGACCCTGTGCTAACTAACCTTGCTTCAGCGAACTCAGAGCTGGTTGACCCTCTCTCAGCTGATGCAGTCCTGGCTGACTCAGCAGCAGCTGACCCTGCAGTGGTTGTTCCCATCTCAGACGACTTGTCTCCAGTTGACCCTGTCCTGGTCAAGTCAGTACAGGTTGACTCTGTTCCCAATGACCTGTCTCCAGTTGACCCTGTACTGGTTAAGTCTAGGCCAACTGATCCCAGACGTGGTGCAGTATCATCAGCCCAGAGGAATCCAGGTGGCCAGCTCCTCCTGGAATCAGAGTCCTCAGAACCCCCAAAGGACAACAGTCTTGAAGTCAGGGAGGTTGTAGGTCCTCTGAAGGGAGAAACTGGTACCAGTGCCACAACCCAGGAAGTCAGGCCTCGGCCTCTTAGCCTATCTGAGTACCGGCGACGAAGGCAGCAGCGCCAGCCAGGGGCCGAAGAGAGGACCCTTCAGCCTCCTGCTGGGAAGTGGCCCAGCCTCCCAGAAACTCCCACAGGGCTGGCAGACATCCCTTGTCTTGTCATCCCTCCAGCCCCAGCCAAGAAGACAGCTCCGCAGAGAAGTCCTGAGGCTCCTCCTGAGGCTGGCTTTGGGTCTGtgggccccagccctgcctctcctAGTCCTGAGCCACCTGTGAGCAAACCTATGGCCTCAGCTCCTACTGAGCAGGTGCCATCCCAAGAGAAACTGCTGCCAGTAAGACTgccacctcctgctgtgcagcccatGCCCCCCACAATGCCCACTGCTCTGCCTTTTCCAACTGGTGGGCTGGGCATGACTCCTGTGCTGCCCCTTCCCACAAATGGGCAAGCTGTGCCCAGTCTGCCTCCACCACCCTTGCAGCCTCCTAATGTTCCGATGTCTCTGGGGCCAGTGCCACCTGATCCCTATACTCACTATGCCTCTGTGGCACCCTGGCCTTGTtatcctcctgtgtctccttctggCTATCCTTGCCTGCCCCCCCCTCCAACGGTGCCCCTAGTGTCTGGTACTCCAGGTGCCTATGCTGTGCCCCCCACTTGCAATGTGCCTTGGGtacctcctcctgccccagtcccACCGTATAATTCCAACTGTACCTACGGGCCCTTGGGATGGGGCCCAGGGCTGCAACACCCTCCGTTCTGGCCTGCTGTCCCCCCACCTCCTTTGCCACTAACCTCAGTTGGAAGAGTTGTCCCCCCACCCAAGGTGGAGCCTGGTGGCATCCCAGCTGGCTCTCCTGAAAGTGTGCCAGCTGTGCCGATGGCTCCTCCCCTCAGTCTTGGGGCAGCTGGCCAGGGAGCTCCACAGACAGAGCCCATCCAGGTGGAGGTCAAGCTAGTGCCTGCATCTCCCCATCTGAAACACAAGGCGTCCTCCCCAGTGCACAGCCCTCGGATCAAGGCTCCACCGTGTGTGTCTGCTGAGAATGTGGCTATTGAGGAGCCTGCATCAGAGAGGCTAAAGCCTGAGCCACAGGAGACTAGGCCCAAGGAGAAACCACCCTCTCCTGTTGCCAAGGCTGTTCCCACACCGGCACCAAGGCAGGGTGCTACCACCAAACTGCCTGCTGTCCACCCAGCCCGTCTAAGGAAACTGTCCTTTCTACCTACCCCTCGTACCCAGGGTCCTGAGGCCGTGGTGCAGGCTTTCATCAGTGAGATTG GAATTGAGGCGTCGGACCTGTCCAGTCTGCTGGAGCAATTTGAGAAATCAGAAG ccaaaaaggAGTGCCCTCCCCCGGCTCCTGCTGACAGCCTGGCTGTAGGAAACTCAGG CAGCGTTGACACTCCCCAGGAGAAGAGGCCCCTAGACCGGTTACAAGCCCCAGAACTGGCCAACGTGGCAG GGCTCACCCCTCCAGCTACCCCTCCCCATCAGTTATGGAAGCCCCTGGCTGCTGTCTCTCTGCTGGCCAAAGCCAAATCTCCTAAGTCCACCGCCCAGGAGCGAACCCTGAAGCCTGAAGGAGTTACAGAGGCCAAACATCCAGCTGCAGCCCGCCTCCACGAAGGGGTCCGTGGCCCTAGTCCAGTCCATGTGGGCTCTGGGGACCATGACTATTGTGTTCGGAGCaggacccccccaaaaaagacgCCTGCCCTAGTCATTCCAGAGGTGGGCTCCCGATGGAACGTCAAACGCCATCAGGATATCACCATCAAGCCTGTCTTGTCCCTGGGCTCAGTCACCTCTGTGCCTCCAGGCACAGCTGCCTCCCAGAAGCCACTTGATCACAGGACTAGCAAAGAGCAGGCAGATCCCCAAACTCCTTGCATTGCCCCATCTGCCTTGCTGTCCCCTGAGGCCTCACCCTGCCGGAATGACATGAACACTAGGACTCTCCCTGATCCCTCAGCCAAGCAGCAGTCAGTGCGCTGTTATCGAAAAGCCTGCAGGTCAGCCAGCCCCCCAAGCCGGGGCTGGCAAGGCCGCCGTGGCCGCAGCAGCCGTTCTGTCAGCTCTGGGTCCACCCGGACCAGCGAAGCatcttcctcctcatcctcaTCGTCGTCTTCCTCATCCCGATCCCGGTCCCGGTCCCTCTCCCCCCCACACAAGAGGTGGCGAAG GTCCAGTTGCAGTTCTTCTGGACGTTCCCGAAGatgctcttcctcttcctcctcctcatcttcctcctcctcttcctcatcctcATCATCTAGTTCCCGAAGCCGATCCCGCTCTCCATCTCCTCGCCGGAGAAGTGACAGGAGGCGGCG GTACAGTTCTTATCGTTCACACGACCATTACCAAAGGCAGAGAGTACTGCAGAAGGAGCGTGCAATA GAAGAGAGAAGAGTGGTCTTCATTGGGAAGATACCTGGCCGCATGACTCGGTCAGAGCTGAAACAGAGGTTCTCTGTTTTTGGGGAGATTGAGGAGTGCACCATCCACTTCCGTGTCCAAGG tGACAATTATGGCTTCGTCACTTACCGGTATGCCGAGGAGGCATTTGCAGCCATTGAGAGTGGCCACAAGCTGAGGCAGGCGGATGAACAGCCCTTTGATCTCTGCTTTGGGGGCCGCAGGCAGTTCTGCAAGAGAAGCTATTCTGATCTTG ACTCCAACCGGGAAGACTTTGACCCTGCTCCTGTAAAGAGCAAATTTGATTCTCTTGACTTTGACACATTGTTGAAACAGGCCCAGAAGAACCTCAGGAGGTAA
- the PPRC1 gene encoding peroxisome proliferator-activated receptor gamma coactivator-related protein 1 isoform X4 gives MAARRGRRDGIAPPASGGPGPDPGGGVRSTGWGSRSQAPYGTVGAVSGGEQALLHEEGDDSGFVSLSRLGPCLRDKDLEMEELILQDGALLGTMHSYMDASLISLIEDFGSLGESRLSLEDQNEVSLLTALTEILDNADSENLSPFDSIPDSELLVSPREGSSLHRLLSLSRTPPERDLITATDPLGPSTGSSRVEMALADPPWDFSPPSFLETSSPKLPSWRPPRSRTRWGQSPPPQQRSDGEEEEELAGFSSEMLAGELNNSVSSIPDFPMHLACPEEEEKTAAAAAEMAVQAAGDESISSLSELVRAMHPYCLPNLTHLTALEDELQEQPDDLTLPEDCVVLEIVGQAATAGNDLEIPVVVRQIPAGPQPVLLDDTLEVSPALQLLMPPLEVETEVAVPKETLCPKDEGLSLDSKEKLESASMLEPREVMEPVAPKGPQNPPANTMLSSQRARKGRRKKSKEQPAACAEGYTRRLRSASRGQSTAVPEVTSQGGSLPQEDLQREIGPPHGRGKPRAWARAWAAALEKPSSVNLESSTEQASPAKEDPVDLCPSLVDPIQANPVSTHLSLVDSAQADPMPLDSVEADSTVVDPGPTATDTEPVDPVLTNLASANSELVDPLSADAVLADSAAADPAVVVPISDDLSPVDPVLVKSVQVDSVPNDLSPVDPVLVKSRPTDPRRGAVSSAQRNPGGQLLLESESSEPPKDNSLEVREVVGPLKGETGTSATTQEVRPRPLSLSEYRRRRQQRQPGAEERTLQPPAGKWPSLPETPTGLADIPCLVIPPAPAKKTAPQRSPEAPPEAGFGSVGPSPASPSPEPPVSKPMASAPTEQVPSQEKLLPVRLPPPAVQPMPPTMPTALPFPTGGLGMTPVLPLPTNGQAVPSLPPPPLQPPNVPMSLGPVPPDPYTHYASVAPWPCYPPVSPSGYPCLPPPPTVPLVSGTPGAYAVPPTCNVPWVPPPAPVPPYNSNCTYGPLGWGPGLQHPPFWPAVPPPPLPLTSVGRVVPPPKVEPGGIPAGSPESVPAVPMAPPLSLGAAGQGAPQTEPIQVEVKLVPASPHLKHKASSPVHSPRIKAPPCVSAENVAIEEPASERLKPEPQETRPKEKPPSPVAKAVPTPAPRQGATTKLPAVHPARLRKLSFLPTPRTQGPEAVVQAFISEIGIEASDLSSLLEQFEKSEAKKECPPPAPADSLAVGNSGVDTPQEKRPLDRLQAPELANVAGLTPPATPPHQLWKPLAAVSLLAKAKSPKSTAQERTLKPEGVTEAKHPAAARLHEGVRGPSPVHVGSGDHDYCVRSRTPPKKTPALVIPEVGSRWNVKRHQDITIKPVLSLGSVTSVPPGTAASQKPLDHRTSKEQADPQTPCIAPSALLSPEASPCRNDMNTRTLPDPSAKQQSVRCYRKACRSASPPSRGWQGRRGRSSRSVSSGSTRTSEASSSSSSSSSSSSRSRSRSLSPPHKRWRRSSCSSSGRSRRCSSSSSSSSSSSSSSSSSSSSRSRSRSPSPRRRSDRRRRYSSYRSHDHYQRQRVLQKERAIEERRVVFIGKIPGRMTRSELKQRFSVFGEIEECTIHFRVQGDNYGFVTYRYAEEAFAAIESGHKLRQADEQPFDLCFGGRRQFCKRSYSDLDSNREDFDPAPVKSKFDSLDFDTLLKQAQKNLRR, from the exons GCGCTGCTGCACGAGGAGGGCGATGATTCTGGCTTTGTCAGTCTGTCTCGGCTGGGCCCCTGTTTGAGGGACAAGGACCTGGAGATGGAGGAGTTGATATTGCAGGATGGGGCGCTGCTGGGGACCATGCACAGCTATATGGATGCCTCCCTCATCTCCCTCATTGAAGATTTTGGTAGCCTTGGAGag AGCAGATTATCTCTGGAGGACCAGAATGAAGTGTCACTGCTCACAGCTCTGACGGAGATCTTGGACAATGCAGATTCTGAGAACCTATCTCCATTTGACAGCATTCCTGACTCGGAGCTGCTCGTGTCACCTCGGGAGGGCTCCTCT CTGCACAGGTTGCTCAGCCTCTCTCGGACACCCCCAGAACGTGACCTCATCACTGCAACTGACCCACTGGGGCCCAGCACAGGCAGTAGTAGA GTTGAGATGGCGCTCGCAGATCCCCCTTGGGACTTCTCTCCACCTTCCTTCTTGGAGACCTCCTCCCCTAAGCTTCCTAGTTGGAGACCCCCAAGGTCAAGAACCCGCTGGGGCCagtcccctcctccccagcagcgtagtgatggggaggaagaggaggagctgGCTGGCTTCAGCAGTGAGATGCTTGCTGGGGAGCTTAACAACTCTGTGAGCAGCATCCCAGACTTCCCCATGCACCTAGCCTGtcctgaggaggaagagaaaacagcagcagcagcagcagagatggcaGTACAGGCAGCTGGAGACGAGAGCATCTCCTCCTTAAGTGAGCTGGTGCGGGCCATGCACCCGTACTGCCTGCCCAACCTCACCCACCTGACAGCGCTCGAGGATGAGCTTCAGGAGCAGCCAGATGACTTGACACTGCCTGAGGattgtgtggtgctggagattgTGGGTCAGGCGGCCACAGCTGGCAATGACCTGGAGATCCCAGTTGTGGTGCGACAGATCCCTGCTGGCCCCCAGCCTGTGCTCCTGGATGACACACTAGAGGTCAGTCCGGCCTTGCAGCTGCTCATGCCACCACTAGAGGTGGAGACAGAGGTTGCTGTTCCCAAGGAAACCCTCTGCCCTAAGGATGAGGGCTTGTCACTGGACTCAAAGGAAAAGttggagtcagcctccatgttGGAGCCCAGGGAGGTCATGGAGCCGGTGGCGCCCAAGGGGCCTCAGAACCCACCAGCCAACACAATGCTAAGTTCCCAGAGGGCTCGaaagggcaggaggaagaagagcaAGGAGCAGCCAGCTGCCTGTGCAGAGGGCTACACCAGGAGGCTGAGGTCGGCCTCTCGTGGGCAGTCTACAGCTGTTCCAGAGGTGACCTCTCAAGGAGGCAGCCTGCCTCAGGAGGACCTTCAAAGAGAGATTGGGCCTCCCCATGGTAGAGGGAAGCCCCGAGCTTGGGCTCGGGCCTGGGCAGCTGCCTTGGAGAAGCCCAGCTCTGTGAACTTGGAGAGCAGTACTGAGCAAGCTAGTCCTGCTAAAGAAGATCCTGTAGACCTCTGCCCCAGCCTGGTTGACCCTATCCAAGCCAACCCTGTTTCAACGCATCTCTCACTGGTCGACTCTGCTCAAGCTGACCCCATGCCACTTGACTCTGTTGAAGCTGATTCCACTGTAGTTGACCCTGGTCCCACTGCGACTGACACTGAACCTGTTGACCCTGTGCTAACTAACCTTGCTTCAGCGAACTCAGAGCTGGTTGACCCTCTCTCAGCTGATGCAGTCCTGGCTGACTCAGCAGCAGCTGACCCTGCAGTGGTTGTTCCCATCTCAGACGACTTGTCTCCAGTTGACCCTGTCCTGGTCAAGTCAGTACAGGTTGACTCTGTTCCCAATGACCTGTCTCCAGTTGACCCTGTACTGGTTAAGTCTAGGCCAACTGATCCCAGACGTGGTGCAGTATCATCAGCCCAGAGGAATCCAGGTGGCCAGCTCCTCCTGGAATCAGAGTCCTCAGAACCCCCAAAGGACAACAGTCTTGAAGTCAGGGAGGTTGTAGGTCCTCTGAAGGGAGAAACTGGTACCAGTGCCACAACCCAGGAAGTCAGGCCTCGGCCTCTTAGCCTATCTGAGTACCGGCGACGAAGGCAGCAGCGCCAGCCAGGGGCCGAAGAGAGGACCCTTCAGCCTCCTGCTGGGAAGTGGCCCAGCCTCCCAGAAACTCCCACAGGGCTGGCAGACATCCCTTGTCTTGTCATCCCTCCAGCCCCAGCCAAGAAGACAGCTCCGCAGAGAAGTCCTGAGGCTCCTCCTGAGGCTGGCTTTGGGTCTGtgggccccagccctgcctctcctAGTCCTGAGCCACCTGTGAGCAAACCTATGGCCTCAGCTCCTACTGAGCAGGTGCCATCCCAAGAGAAACTGCTGCCAGTAAGACTgccacctcctgctgtgcagcccatGCCCCCCACAATGCCCACTGCTCTGCCTTTTCCAACTGGTGGGCTGGGCATGACTCCTGTGCTGCCCCTTCCCACAAATGGGCAAGCTGTGCCCAGTCTGCCTCCACCACCCTTGCAGCCTCCTAATGTTCCGATGTCTCTGGGGCCAGTGCCACCTGATCCCTATACTCACTATGCCTCTGTGGCACCCTGGCCTTGTtatcctcctgtgtctccttctggCTATCCTTGCCTGCCCCCCCCTCCAACGGTGCCCCTAGTGTCTGGTACTCCAGGTGCCTATGCTGTGCCCCCCACTTGCAATGTGCCTTGGGtacctcctcctgccccagtcccACCGTATAATTCCAACTGTACCTACGGGCCCTTGGGATGGGGCCCAGGGCTGCAACACCCTCCGTTCTGGCCTGCTGTCCCCCCACCTCCTTTGCCACTAACCTCAGTTGGAAGAGTTGTCCCCCCACCCAAGGTGGAGCCTGGTGGCATCCCAGCTGGCTCTCCTGAAAGTGTGCCAGCTGTGCCGATGGCTCCTCCCCTCAGTCTTGGGGCAGCTGGCCAGGGAGCTCCACAGACAGAGCCCATCCAGGTGGAGGTCAAGCTAGTGCCTGCATCTCCCCATCTGAAACACAAGGCGTCCTCCCCAGTGCACAGCCCTCGGATCAAGGCTCCACCGTGTGTGTCTGCTGAGAATGTGGCTATTGAGGAGCCTGCATCAGAGAGGCTAAAGCCTGAGCCACAGGAGACTAGGCCCAAGGAGAAACCACCCTCTCCTGTTGCCAAGGCTGTTCCCACACCGGCACCAAGGCAGGGTGCTACCACCAAACTGCCTGCTGTCCACCCAGCCCGTCTAAGGAAACTGTCCTTTCTACCTACCCCTCGTACCCAGGGTCCTGAGGCCGTGGTGCAGGCTTTCATCAGTGAGATTG GAATTGAGGCGTCGGACCTGTCCAGTCTGCTGGAGCAATTTGAGAAATCAGAAG ccaaaaaggAGTGCCCTCCCCCGGCTCCTGCTGACAGCCTGGCTGTAGGAAACTCAGG CGTTGACACTCCCCAGGAGAAGAGGCCCCTAGACCGGTTACAAGCCCCAGAACTGGCCAACGTGGCAG GGCTCACCCCTCCAGCTACCCCTCCCCATCAGTTATGGAAGCCCCTGGCTGCTGTCTCTCTGCTGGCCAAAGCCAAATCTCCTAAGTCCACCGCCCAGGAGCGAACCCTGAAGCCTGAAGGAGTTACAGAGGCCAAACATCCAGCTGCAGCCCGCCTCCACGAAGGGGTCCGTGGCCCTAGTCCAGTCCATGTGGGCTCTGGGGACCATGACTATTGTGTTCGGAGCaggacccccccaaaaaagacgCCTGCCCTAGTCATTCCAGAGGTGGGCTCCCGATGGAACGTCAAACGCCATCAGGATATCACCATCAAGCCTGTCTTGTCCCTGGGCTCAGTCACCTCTGTGCCTCCAGGCACAGCTGCCTCCCAGAAGCCACTTGATCACAGGACTAGCAAAGAGCAGGCAGATCCCCAAACTCCTTGCATTGCCCCATCTGCCTTGCTGTCCCCTGAGGCCTCACCCTGCCGGAATGACATGAACACTAGGACTCTCCCTGATCCCTCAGCCAAGCAGCAGTCAGTGCGCTGTTATCGAAAAGCCTGCAGGTCAGCCAGCCCCCCAAGCCGGGGCTGGCAAGGCCGCCGTGGCCGCAGCAGCCGTTCTGTCAGCTCTGGGTCCACCCGGACCAGCGAAGCatcttcctcctcatcctcaTCGTCGTCTTCCTCATCCCGATCCCGGTCCCGGTCCCTCTCCCCCCCACACAAGAGGTGGCGAAG GTCCAGTTGCAGTTCTTCTGGACGTTCCCGAAGatgctcttcctcttcctcctcctcatcttcctcctcctcttcctcatcctcATCATCTAGTTCCCGAAGCCGATCCCGCTCTCCATCTCCTCGCCGGAGAAGTGACAGGAGGCGGCG GTACAGTTCTTATCGTTCACACGACCATTACCAAAGGCAGAGAGTACTGCAGAAGGAGCGTGCAATA GAAGAGAGAAGAGTGGTCTTCATTGGGAAGATACCTGGCCGCATGACTCGGTCAGAGCTGAAACAGAGGTTCTCTGTTTTTGGGGAGATTGAGGAGTGCACCATCCACTTCCGTGTCCAAGG tGACAATTATGGCTTCGTCACTTACCGGTATGCCGAGGAGGCATTTGCAGCCATTGAGAGTGGCCACAAGCTGAGGCAGGCGGATGAACAGCCCTTTGATCTCTGCTTTGGGGGCCGCAGGCAGTTCTGCAAGAGAAGCTATTCTGATCTTG ACTCCAACCGGGAAGACTTTGACCCTGCTCCTGTAAAGAGCAAATTTGATTCTCTTGACTTTGACACATTGTTGAAACAGGCCCAGAAGAACCTCAGGAGGTAA